The following coding sequences are from one Deltaproteobacteria bacterium window:
- the dnaA gene encoding chromosomal replication initiator protein DnaA, which produces MLDAWNQAKNSIHQKMPDHNFRLWIKPLEYVARQDKEIILACPTGFFKKWVTRHYLGLIEAELESLCGKTYRIRLELSSGHNGNACDTPEEEQLVLPHVEDRQRMLFPFHMDFTFDQFVVGMCNDFAYNASLSLACAENDYHNPVFLLSRTGMGKSHLSQAVGNHILKKNSAIRVCYITAEEFTNAMIRALRHDSIEKFKDKYRRQCDVLLLEDVQFLSGKTKTQAELAYTLDALFDAKKKLIFTSSYLPRDIPKMDEKLTSRLSAGIISNIESPDYETRVRILRKKASLKQIDIPEVVIEYLASELAQNVRQLESGLIGVAAKASLLNLPIDTKLAGSVVDNVVRRSQEITIEGIQKLVCKYYELSIKDLISRSRKRNILQPRQIAMYLARRYTGQSLQAIGRSFNRYHATTLHAIGTVERFIRENGPVQKQVEFLSKKVESGNI; this is translated from the coding sequence ATGCTAGATGCCTGGAATCAAGCCAAAAACAGCATTCACCAGAAGATGCCGGACCACAACTTCAGGCTTTGGATCAAACCGCTGGAGTATGTCGCACGGCAAGACAAAGAAATCATCCTGGCTTGTCCCACCGGTTTTTTCAAGAAGTGGGTTACCCGTCACTATCTCGGTCTGATTGAAGCAGAATTGGAAAGCCTATGTGGAAAAACCTATCGCATTAGACTTGAGCTTTCCAGCGGGCACAATGGCAATGCGTGCGATACGCCCGAGGAAGAACAACTTGTTCTTCCCCATGTTGAAGATCGACAGCGCATGCTGTTTCCCTTTCATATGGACTTCACATTCGACCAGTTCGTTGTGGGGATGTGTAATGATTTTGCCTATAATGCATCTCTGTCGTTAGCCTGTGCAGAAAATGACTACCACAATCCGGTCTTTTTGTTGTCAAGAACGGGCATGGGCAAGAGCCATCTTTCCCAGGCCGTGGGAAACCACATATTGAAAAAGAACTCGGCCATCCGTGTTTGCTATATCACTGCAGAAGAATTCACCAATGCCATGATTCGTGCTCTTCGTCATGATAGCATTGAAAAGTTCAAGGATAAGTATCGGAGGCAGTGTGATGTCCTGCTCTTGGAAGATGTGCAGTTCTTGAGTGGCAAGACAAAAACACAAGCTGAACTGGCCTACACACTGGATGCCCTGTTCGATGCCAAGAAAAAACTCATTTTTACAAGCAGCTATCTCCCGCGCGACATCCCCAAAATGGATGAAAAGCTTACGTCGCGGCTCTCAGCAGGTATAATTTCAAACATTGAATCCCCTGACTATGAGACCCGTGTGCGGATTCTCCGGAAAAAGGCTTCATTGAAACAGATCGATATCCCAGAAGTTGTGATCGAGTATCTGGCAAGCGAACTTGCACAAAATGTAAGGCAACTTGAAAGCGGTCTCATCGGGGTTGCGGCCAAGGCTTCTTTGCTGAATCTGCCCATAGATACCAAGCTGGCCGGAAGTGTTGTAGACAATGTTGTGCGCCGCTCCCAGGAAATTACAATAGAGGGTATACAGAAACTCGTTTGCAAGTATTACGAGCTTTCCATCAAGGATCTCATATCCAGGTCACGCAAACGCAACATCTTGCAGCCCAGACAAATCGCTATGTATCTGGCCAGGCGTTATACTGGCCAGTCTCTCCAGGCCATTGGCCGGAGCTTCAACCGCTACCACGCCACTACCCTGCATGCCATAGGAACCGTGGAGAGGTTCATTAGGGAAAACGGGCCTGTCCAGAAGCAGGTGGAGTTCCTTTCGAAAAAAGTGGAGTCGGGCAACATTTGA